Proteins encoded by one window of Patescibacteria group bacterium:
- a CDS encoding UbiA family prenyltransferase, with amino-acid sequence MRPLNLLAALLLVIITSVRPGGSSLAATDLWWLSLGVVLIGAGGYAHNDYCDIRIDRRNRPRRPLVCGVVQPHQALSLFVCTTVVGLGFMLLVHPVLFFFGVMAATSLVVYSKWLKNKSGLAGNLYIAIMVPAPALFVGYIRCSLQHVWPIFTLLFALTLFREMLKDVEDASGDLLGGRSTLATVGAWRLIRVIAMVCVGGAAMITIMYCLSHQKTGSELGLVMLPLGALIGATIGWMIGRITSTALKHLLKAVMFIFIVAFYLV; translated from the coding sequence ATGCGTCCACTCAATCTCCTGGCCGCTCTTCTTCTAGTCATCATAACGTCTGTTCGTCCAGGAGGATCAAGTTTAGCGGCAACGGATCTGTGGTGGTTAAGTCTAGGTGTAGTACTGATCGGTGCAGGCGGTTATGCACACAACGACTACTGCGATATACGGATCGACCGCCGAAATCGCCCTAGACGGCCGTTAGTATGTGGCGTGGTCCAACCCCATCAAGCCTTGTCTCTGTTCGTGTGCACGACTGTAGTTGGGCTGGGGTTTATGCTGCTCGTTCATCCGGTGCTTTTCTTCTTTGGGGTGATGGCCGCCACTTCTTTGGTTGTATACTCTAAGTGGCTGAAGAATAAGTCAGGCCTAGCTGGAAATCTCTACATCGCAATAATGGTTCCAGCTCCGGCGCTGTTTGTGGGCTACATTCGATGTAGCTTGCAGCATGTTTGGCCGATTTTCACGCTGCTGTTTGCTCTGACCTTGTTTCGCGAAATGTTGAAAGATGTTGAAGATGCGTCGGGAGATCTTCTGGGCGGCAGGTCGACTCTAGCCACCGTGGGGGCGTGGCGTTTGATTCGCGTTATCGCTATGGTTTGTGTCGGTGGTGCTGCGATGATAACTATAATGTACTGTCTATCGCACCAAAAAACCGGCAGTGAACTTGGATTGGTCATGTTGCCGCTCGGAGCTCTGATTGGGGCTACGATAGGCTGGATGATCGGGCGTATCACCAGCACCGCACTAAAGCACCTACTGAAGGCCGTCATGTTCATCTTTATCGTAGCGTTCTACCTGGTCTAG
- the recR gene encoding recombination mediator RecR, whose translation MYQLPKAIQALVEEFNKLPGIGPKTSERFALYLMQQPANEIDALIRTLTHLKTQIGQCSVCHALTETSPCSVCRDRSRNSQQICVVAESSQIISLEKTGAYRGLYFVLGGVLNPIEGITPDRLNVKSLIERVKKARLKIDEIILALNPDVEGESTSIYLKKLAGPFVGKVTRLARGLPMGGDLEYTDEITLASALKGRS comes from the coding sequence ATGTATCAGCTACCTAAGGCGATCCAAGCCCTCGTCGAAGAATTCAACAAACTGCCCGGCATCGGACCAAAAACATCCGAGCGGTTTGCTCTCTACTTAATGCAACAACCGGCTAATGAGATCGATGCTCTAATTCGGACCTTAACCCATCTAAAAACCCAGATTGGCCAGTGTTCGGTCTGCCATGCTTTGACCGAAACCAGCCCGTGCTCCGTCTGCCGTGACCGCTCACGAAACTCCCAGCAGATTTGCGTGGTGGCCGAGTCTTCCCAAATAATCTCGCTGGAAAAAACCGGGGCATACCGAGGGCTCTACTTTGTGCTGGGTGGCGTCTTGAATCCGATTGAAGGTATTACGCCCGACCGGCTCAATGTCAAAAGCCTGATCGAGCGGGTCAAAAAAGCGCGCCTGAAGATCGATGAGATAATTCTGGCTTTAAACCCGGATGTGGAAGGTGAGTCTACTTCGATTTATTTAAAAAAACTGGCGGGTCCCTTTGTTGGTAAGGTCACCCGTCTGGCGCGCGGACTTCCTATGGGTGGCGACCTTGAATACACCGACGAAATCACCCTGGCCAGCGCGCTGAAGGGAAGAAGTTAG
- a CDS encoding YbaB/EbfC family nucleoid-associated protein encodes MFEKLKQFKDLRDKANNVRKQLANESVVAEQGGVSVVMDGNQEVLRVEIKPELLQLDHKEKAEQAAKDAFNEAVKKVQKIMVEKMRASGDFNIPGMS; translated from the coding sequence ATGTTCGAAAAGTTAAAACAATTCAAAGACTTGCGCGATAAAGCCAATAATGTCCGTAAGCAGCTGGCTAATGAGTCGGTGGTGGCCGAACAGGGCGGTGTTTCAGTGGTCATGGATGGCAATCAGGAAGTACTGCGGGTTGAAATTAAACCCGAACTGTTACAGCTGGACCATAAAGAGAAGGCTGAACAGGCAGCCAAAGACGCCTTTAATGAAGCGGTGAAGAAAGTCCAGAAAATCATGGTTGAGAAGATGCGCGCCAGCGGTGATTTCAATATCCCGGGAATGAGTTAA
- the dnaB gene encoding replicative DNA helicase yields the protein MANEDPKLTTPLEKIPPQNDEAEQAVLGSLLIDKDAIIRVGDVLQPADFYRDIHRFIYEAMVEIYAKREPIDLLSLANRLSENNKLEIVGGRSYLATLANTVPTSSHVVHYAHIVQKKSTLRRLIESATEIAQLGYKEGEDVEAVLDRAEQSLFRVSQKFLKQNFVPIRSLLTEAFDRMDELHREGGKLRGISTGFIDLDNLLAGFQKSDLVIVAARPSVGKTSLALDFARQIAVKAKASVGIFSLEMSKEQLIDRLLCSEARVSLWKLRTGKLSDQGEQDDFTNIGHAMGKLSEAKIFIDDSATANVMEIRTKARRLQSEHGLDVLILDYLQLMEGRGLGDNRVQEVAEITRGLKAVARELNIPVIALSQLSRAVELNKPAIPKLAHLRESGSIEQDADVVMFIYRKAADRNYRREEIKPEELNVAELHIAKHRNGPTGVVRLHFNENSVCFENAMGQPMVDQSAPPF from the coding sequence ATGGCCAACGAGGACCCAAAATTAACTACGCCACTGGAGAAAATACCACCCCAGAATGACGAAGCCGAGCAGGCCGTATTGGGCTCGTTATTGATTGATAAGGACGCGATTATCCGGGTCGGCGATGTATTGCAGCCGGCTGATTTTTACCGTGATATCCATCGCTTTATCTACGAGGCGATGGTGGAGATTTACGCTAAGCGCGAACCGATCGACCTTTTGAGCCTGGCCAATCGGCTGTCGGAAAATAACAAGCTCGAAATCGTGGGCGGGCGTAGTTATTTGGCCACCTTGGCCAACACGGTGCCTACCTCCAGCCACGTGGTTCATTATGCCCACATTGTCCAGAAAAAGTCGACTCTGCGCCGGCTGATTGAGTCTGCCACGGAAATCGCCCAACTGGGTTACAAAGAGGGCGAGGACGTCGAGGCGGTGCTCGATCGAGCTGAGCAGTCACTTTTTCGCGTATCACAGAAATTTTTAAAGCAGAACTTTGTTCCGATTCGCAGCCTGTTGACCGAAGCTTTTGATCGGATGGATGAGTTGCATCGCGAAGGCGGCAAACTGCGGGGTATTTCCACCGGTTTTATTGATTTGGATAATCTCCTGGCTGGTTTTCAAAAATCCGACCTGGTGATAGTTGCTGCCCGCCCTTCCGTTGGCAAAACTTCACTGGCGCTGGATTTTGCCCGCCAGATCGCGGTCAAGGCCAAAGCTTCAGTTGGCATATTCAGCCTAGAAATGTCCAAGGAACAGCTGATCGATCGCCTTTTGTGTTCCGAAGCGCGGGTCAGCCTTTGGAAGCTACGCACCGGCAAGCTATCCGACCAGGGCGAACAGGATGACTTTACCAACATCGGCCACGCTATGGGTAAGCTATCAGAGGCTAAGATTTTCATTGATGATTCAGCCACGGCTAACGTCATGGAAATCCGCACCAAAGCCCGTCGCCTGCAGTCCGAACACGGCTTAGATGTTTTGATACTCGATTACCTGCAATTGATGGAGGGACGCGGCCTGGGCGATAACCGGGTCCAGGAAGTCGCCGAAATCACCCGCGGCCTCAAAGCCGTGGCGCGTGAACTCAATATTCCTGTTATTGCCCTGTCCCAGCTGTCCCGCGCCGTGGAATTGAATAAACCGGCTATCCCTAAGCTGGCCCACCTGCGTGAATCCGGCTCTATCGAACAGGACGCCGATGTGGTAATGTTTATCTATCGCAAGGCAGCCGATCGTAATTATCGCCGCGAGGAAATCAAGCCAGAAGAGCTAAATGTCGCCGAACTGCACATCGCCAAGCATCGCAACGGCCCGACCGGCGTCGTCCGATTGCACTTCAATGAGAACAGCGTCTGCTTTGAAAACGCGATGGGCCAGCCGATGGTTGATCAATCCGCTCCCCCGTTCTAA